Proteins from one Ornithobacterium rhinotracheale genomic window:
- a CDS encoding UDP-glucose--hexose-1-phosphate uridylyltransferase, with product MTKFDPTEHPHRRYNPLLDEWVLVSPHRAKRPWQGQQEKPNTEQKPQYVESCYLCPGNTRVSGDINPKYTESFVFNNDFAALKPEVVEAPDNSNPFFTSVPESGTARVVCFSPRHDLTLPELELSDIEKVIKTWIREFKDLGSKDFINYVQIFENKGATMGCSNPHPHGQIWAQQHLPTKVEKLDKNQKKYFDEHGKTLLEDYVAQELERKEERILAENETFVALIPYWAIWPYEAMIIPKRAVQNISDLTEQEIKDYAEILKALTVMYDNLFETSFPYSAGIHQAPTDGKDHPHWHMHMSFYPPLLRSATVKKFMVGYEMMAESQRDLTAEQAADRLRALPKVHYKQQNQ from the coding sequence ATGACAAAGTTTGATCCTACCGAGCATCCTCATCGCAGATACAATCCGCTGCTAGATGAGTGGGTTTTGGTTTCTCCGCACCGCGCCAAAAGACCTTGGCAAGGGCAACAAGAAAAACCAAATACGGAACAAAAACCTCAGTATGTAGAAAGTTGCTATCTCTGCCCTGGCAATACGCGTGTGAGTGGCGATATCAACCCCAAATATACAGAGTCTTTTGTCTTTAACAATGATTTTGCAGCACTAAAGCCAGAAGTTGTCGAAGCACCAGATAATAGCAATCCGTTTTTCACCTCGGTGCCAGAGTCTGGAACGGCACGCGTGGTTTGTTTCTCACCACGCCATGATTTAACCTTGCCAGAGCTTGAACTTTCGGATATAGAAAAAGTCATCAAAACTTGGATTCGAGAATTTAAAGATTTGGGTAGCAAAGATTTCATTAATTATGTTCAAATCTTTGAAAACAAAGGAGCTACCATGGGATGTAGCAACCCACACCCGCACGGGCAAATCTGGGCTCAACAGCATTTGCCTACCAAGGTGGAAAAATTAGACAAAAATCAAAAAAAATATTTTGATGAGCATGGCAAAACTTTACTTGAAGATTATGTAGCGCAAGAGCTTGAACGAAAAGAAGAACGCATTTTGGCCGAGAACGAAACCTTCGTCGCCCTAATTCCGTATTGGGCGATCTGGCCATATGAAGCGATGATTATCCCAAAAAGAGCGGTGCAAAATATTTCAGATTTAACGGAGCAAGAAATTAAAGATTATGCCGAAATTCTGAAAGCACTCACCGTGATGTACGATAATCTTTTTGAAACTTCGTTCCCATATTCTGCGGGAATCCATCAAGCTCCTACCGACGGAAAAGACCATCCGCATTGGCATATGCACATGAGTTTTTACCCGCCACTACTTCGTTCTGCGACTGTGAAAAAATTCATGGTGGGCTACGAAATGATGGCAGAATCTCAGCGTGACCTTACCGCCGAACAAGCGGCAGACCGATTGAGAGCATTGCCAAAAGTGCATTATAAACAACAGAATCAATAA
- a CDS encoding KdsC family phosphatase produces MENYKEKMKNIKAFVFDVDGVLTDGKIMLFPDGSFVRNMNVKDGYVMQFAIKKGYLIGIITGGADPMVSQRLKALGITDIYTQSHHKYDDFEDFLFKYDLKPEEVLYMGDDVLDMEVIAAAGIGCAPNNAVVEAQEAADYISPRNGGDGCVREVIEQVMRVQDRWNDFKIGL; encoded by the coding sequence ATGGAGAATTATAAAGAAAAGATGAAAAACATCAAAGCCTTTGTGTTTGATGTAGATGGCGTGCTTACCGATGGTAAAATTATGCTTTTTCCAGACGGGAGTTTTGTGCGAAACATGAATGTGAAAGATGGCTATGTGATGCAATTTGCCATTAAAAAAGGCTATTTAATCGGAATTATTACAGGCGGAGCCGATCCCATGGTGAGCCAGCGATTGAAAGCCTTAGGCATCACCGATATTTATACCCAATCGCACCATAAATATGATGATTTTGAGGATTTTTTATTTAAATATGATTTAAAACCAGAAGAGGTGCTTTATATGGGCGATGATGTGCTAGACATGGAAGTTATCGCGGCGGCGGGCATCGGTTGTGCGCCCAACAATGCAGTGGTAGAAGCCCAAGAAGCAGCCGATTATATTTCGCCACGCAATGGCGGCGATGGCTGTGTGCGAGAAGTTATAGAGCAAGTAATGCGAGTACAAGATCGCTGGAATGATTTTAAAATTGGATTGTAA
- a CDS encoding aldose epimerase family protein, with protein sequence MKITKNIAGKVNNQEVTSYLLENDNQMQVTILSFGGIIQSIKVPVNGKMVECVLGFDKVEDYLSDEYREDYPYFGALIGRHAGRICKGHFVLEDKDLQLSVNNNGNQLHGGVQGFDSKHWTVKDTFENADNCGIVLTLHSPDGDEGFPGNLDAEVTYTLNNENELSINYKAKSDKTTICNLTNHTYFNLSLNKGETVLNHHAQVPSDKYVPIVDCIPTGEILPVDGTDFDLREGKKVFENLDNSFIRKVGSDEVAAELKNEDGSIGVQVKTTHPVVHLYAGYYILPFKNESVKKSGKNAGIAIETQGFADSLNHKNFEPTTLKAGEKYEHTTKFKFDF encoded by the coding sequence ATGAAAATAACCAAAAATATCGCAGGAAAAGTAAACAATCAAGAAGTTACTAGCTACCTGCTCGAGAACGACAATCAAATGCAAGTTACGATTCTTAGCTTTGGCGGAATCATTCAATCTATAAAAGTGCCTGTGAATGGTAAAATGGTAGAATGCGTTTTAGGCTTTGACAAAGTCGAAGACTATTTGAGCGATGAATATCGTGAAGATTACCCCTATTTCGGTGCGCTAATCGGTCGCCACGCAGGTAGAATTTGCAAAGGGCATTTTGTGCTAGAAGATAAGGATTTACAACTTAGCGTAAACAATAACGGAAACCAACTTCATGGCGGTGTTCAAGGTTTTGACAGTAAACATTGGACAGTGAAAGATACTTTTGAAAATGCAGATAATTGCGGAATTGTTTTAACGCTGCATTCTCCAGACGGCGATGAGGGCTTCCCTGGAAATCTGGACGCAGAAGTAACTTATACACTCAATAATGAAAATGAATTAAGCATTAATTACAAAGCAAAATCAGATAAGACTACCATTTGTAATTTGACTAATCATACTTATTTCAATTTATCGCTAAATAAAGGTGAAACCGTGCTCAATCACCACGCACAAGTGCCATCTGACAAGTATGTGCCTATCGTGGACTGTATCCCAACAGGTGAAATCCTTCCTGTAGACGGAACTGATTTTGACTTGAGAGAAGGCAAAAAAGTTTTTGAAAACCTTGACAATTCATTTATCCGAAAAGTGGGTAGCGATGAAGTCGCAGCAGAGCTTAAAAACGAAGATGGCTCAATTGGCGTGCAAGTAAAAACTACACACCCAGTGGTTCATCTATACGCAGGATATTACATTTTACCTTTCAAAAATGAAAGTGTGAAAAAAAGTGGAAAAAACGCAGGGATTGCCATAGAAACACAAGGTTTTGCCGATTCGCTTAACCACAAAAACTTTGAACCAACGACTTTAAAAGCTGGCGAAAAGTATGAACATACGACTAAATTTAAGTTCGACTTTTAG
- a CDS encoding CsbD family protein: protein MSSLDDKLKGNWNQLKGKIKQQWGDLTDDDLTYTEGKSEELLGKLQEKTGEAKETISKFFEDLFKSEDETK, encoded by the coding sequence ATGAGTAGTTTAGACGACAAATTAAAAGGGAACTGGAATCAGCTAAAAGGAAAAATTAAACAACAATGGGGAGATTTGACCGATGATGATTTAACTTATACCGAAGGTAAATCTGAAGAATTGCTTGGAAAACTTCAAGAAAAAACAGGAGAAGCAAAAGAAACTATCTCCAAATTCTTTGAAGATTTATTTAAAAGCGAAGATGAAACTAAATAA
- a CDS encoding TlpA family protein disulfide reductase, producing MKKVLLSAIVIASVIGCKNKPKDYATFSGKVTNIDVPADSVYVFNPEINYSKSIKLNPDGTFSDTLKVKEGHFIFKIGDEYGRVYLKNGDEIKISTDYPAFDDKLVYEGEGESIELNKLSLEVAKLAGNFFDNDGLLEQSTEELDQSKKTLLNEVDALFQKYPNVNDSIKGEIKTSLNNSLVSLSDMVQERKNLQEKFVGKPAPQFTLPSIDGKKVSLSDLKGKPVYVDIWATWCGPCKAEIPSLKNLEEKYGDKIHFVSLSVDEPNTKEKWIEFVKEKDLKGIQIMSENDWRNDFVQALEVKGIPRFVLIDAQGNILNPDAPRPSAPSIEETLNALIK from the coding sequence ATGAAAAAAGTACTATTAAGTGCGATTGTAATCGCTAGCGTAATCGGTTGTAAAAACAAACCAAAAGATTACGCAACATTCTCAGGAAAAGTTACAAATATTGATGTTCCTGCAGATTCTGTATATGTGTTCAATCCAGAAATTAATTACAGCAAAAGTATTAAGCTAAATCCAGACGGAACTTTTAGCGATACTTTGAAAGTGAAAGAAGGCCACTTTATATTCAAAATTGGAGATGAGTATGGTAGAGTTTATTTAAAAAACGGAGACGAAATTAAAATCAGTACCGATTATCCTGCATTCGATGATAAATTGGTGTATGAAGGAGAGGGCGAATCTATTGAACTAAATAAATTATCGCTAGAAGTTGCAAAGTTAGCGGGTAATTTCTTTGATAATGATGGGCTTCTTGAACAAAGCACAGAAGAATTAGATCAATCTAAAAAAACACTATTGAACGAAGTAGATGCCTTGTTTCAAAAGTATCCAAATGTAAATGACTCCATCAAAGGAGAGATTAAAACGAGTTTGAACAATAGTTTGGTTTCCTTGTCGGATATGGTTCAGGAGAGAAAAAATCTTCAAGAAAAATTTGTAGGAAAACCAGCACCACAATTTACATTACCAAGTATCGATGGCAAAAAAGTTTCGCTTTCTGATTTGAAAGGAAAACCTGTATATGTGGACATTTGGGCAACTTGGTGTGGGCCTTGTAAAGCAGAAATTCCTTCATTGAAGAATTTAGAAGAAAAATATGGAGATAAAATCCATTTTGTAAGCCTTTCTGTAGACGAGCCAAATACTAAAGAAAAATGGATCGAGTTTGTAAAAGAAAAAGATTTGAAAGGAATCCAAATCATGAGTGAAAACGATTGGCGTAACGATTTTGTTCAAGCTTTAGAAGTAAAAGGAATTCCAAGATTTGTCTTGATTGATGCACAAGGAAACATCTTAAATCCAGATGCCCCAAGACCAAGTGCGCCTAGTATCGAGGAGACTTTAAACGCTTTGATTAAATGA
- a CDS encoding acyl-CoA thioesterase, whose translation MKEVSSLQQLIKMDQLDEFTFLGENYSIGSPIVFGGQVLAQGLYAMSQSVPEDRIAHSLHGYFILPGDLTKPIRYEVEFVRDGGSFSTRRVKALQDDKIIFFMGTSFQKKEEGYHYQIQMPKVPQPDELYSWDDMYNQLKEHLPRAVKQFLSIERPFIFKPTVLENVLKRKPREPNYSVWFKIKGETENNPLMNRAILSYVSDYNLLTTALRPHAHVADMSNTQLATIDHAMWFHQEANINEWYLYSVDSPIASNARGFVRGSIFSQDGKLVASVAQEGLLRPITK comes from the coding sequence ATGAAAGAAGTGTCTTCGCTTCAGCAACTTATAAAAATGGATCAGCTCGATGAATTCACTTTTTTGGGAGAGAATTACAGCATCGGGAGTCCTATCGTCTTTGGGGGGCAAGTTTTGGCACAAGGGCTTTATGCCATGAGCCAGAGTGTGCCAGAGGATCGCATAGCACATTCTTTACACGGCTATTTTATTTTGCCAGGGGATTTAACTAAGCCCATTCGTTACGAAGTGGAGTTTGTGCGCGATGGAGGTAGTTTTTCTACCCGGCGCGTAAAAGCCTTGCAAGATGATAAAATTATCTTTTTTATGGGCACATCGTTCCAGAAAAAAGAAGAGGGATATCATTACCAAATACAGATGCCTAAGGTGCCTCAGCCCGACGAGCTTTATAGCTGGGATGATATGTATAATCAGCTCAAGGAACATTTGCCAAGAGCGGTGAAGCAATTTCTTTCCATAGAACGCCCCTTTATCTTTAAACCTACGGTTTTGGAAAATGTGTTGAAACGAAAACCTCGCGAACCTAATTACAGCGTTTGGTTTAAAATTAAAGGTGAAACCGAAAATAACCCGTTGATGAACAGAGCGATTCTATCATATGTTTCGGATTATAATCTGCTCACGACTGCACTCAGGCCCCACGCACATGTTGCAGATATGAGCAATACGCAATTAGCAACGATAGACCACGCAATGTGGTTTCACCAAGAGGCGAATATCAATGAGTGGTATTTGTATTCAGTAGATTCGCCAATTGCTTCCAATGCTAGAGGTTTTGTAAGAGGAAGTATTTTTAGTCAAGACGGAAAACTTGTAGCATCGGTAGCACAAGAAGGACTTTTAAGACCAATAACTAAATAA
- a CDS encoding HAD family hydrolase, with protein MDFKALLFDMDGVIVDTEPLHRKAWFAAFAEYGIEMEPGYYESFTGKATLPVSQEIVEKYQLDCTPEELVACKRKYFKDYFDNDEDFDLLPGVHELIQDLYNNGVKLILASSASMNTINWVFKRFGIEQYFSGKISGAELRESKPNPEIFLKAAEMAKAKPEECVVIEDSTNGILAAKRAGIFTIGYKSAHSKNQDYSLADVVISNFDEVNYEKINIFVKS; from the coding sequence ATGGATTTTAAAGCACTTCTTTTTGATATGGATGGCGTAATCGTAGATACGGAGCCACTTCACCGCAAAGCGTGGTTTGCAGCATTTGCTGAATACGGCATCGAGATGGAGCCTGGATATTACGAATCATTTACAGGGAAAGCTACTTTGCCTGTGAGCCAAGAAATCGTAGAAAAATATCAATTAGATTGCACGCCAGAAGAATTGGTAGCTTGCAAGAGAAAGTATTTTAAAGACTATTTTGATAACGATGAGGATTTCGATTTACTGCCTGGTGTTCACGAATTGATTCAAGATTTATATAATAATGGTGTAAAGTTAATCTTGGCATCATCGGCAAGTATGAATACCATTAATTGGGTTTTTAAGCGATTTGGGATTGAACAATATTTCTCTGGGAAAATCAGTGGGGCAGAGCTGAGAGAATCAAAGCCTAATCCGGAAATATTTTTAAAAGCCGCCGAAATGGCAAAGGCTAAGCCCGAAGAATGCGTAGTAATCGAAGATTCTACCAATGGGATTTTAGCTGCCAAACGCGCAGGAATCTTTACGATAGGATATAAAAGTGCGCACAGTAAAAATCAAGATTATTCGCTGGCCGATGTCGTGATTTCAAACTTCGATGAGGTAAATTACGAAAAAATTAATATATTTGTGAAATCTTAG
- a CDS encoding helix-turn-helix transcriptional regulator — MAKNTLNQYIWLVDTIYSAKKISFEKLNEKWKNSSLSEGEDLPIRTFHRWKNKVQELFNLNIECETKNGYKYYLEGEEEIAKKGIKNWLLETISVGNLLLDNESIKNRILIDERPNGMSLLPEIINAIKENHPISIVYQKFSDCDSKRYVLNPYGIKFFKNRWYLIGVFSRDPERLLIFALDRIKNVETQREKTFEYDKNQNLSDFFEDYYGVILSNGESKEKVVLKIVAEQVPYLRSLPLHHSQKEIEQNSEFSLFQLEICHTYDFMQEILSLGDKAEILSPEWLRNHIKAKVINMFNAYNK; from the coding sequence ATGGCTAAAAATACACTTAACCAATATATATGGCTTGTAGATACGATTTACAGTGCCAAGAAAATCAGCTTTGAAAAGCTCAACGAAAAATGGAAAAATTCAAGTTTAAGTGAAGGGGAAGATTTGCCAATTAGGACTTTTCATAGATGGAAAAATAAGGTGCAGGAACTTTTTAACCTAAACATTGAGTGCGAAACCAAAAATGGTTACAAATATTATTTGGAAGGAGAAGAAGAGATTGCTAAAAAAGGAATTAAAAATTGGTTGTTAGAAACCATTTCGGTGGGTAATCTTTTGCTCGATAACGAATCCATTAAAAACCGAATTTTGATTGATGAACGCCCAAACGGAATGTCATTGCTACCTGAAATTATTAATGCCATTAAGGAAAACCATCCTATATCAATTGTATATCAAAAGTTTAGTGATTGTGACAGCAAACGATATGTTCTGAATCCTTATGGAATTAAGTTTTTCAAAAATCGATGGTATCTCATTGGAGTTTTTAGTCGTGATCCTGAGCGGTTGCTGATTTTTGCACTCGATAGAATCAAGAATGTTGAAACGCAAAGGGAAAAAACTTTTGAATACGACAAAAATCAGAATTTGAGCGATTTTTTTGAGGATTACTATGGCGTGATTCTCTCCAATGGGGAGAGTAAAGAAAAAGTTGTACTTAAAATTGTAGCCGAGCAAGTGCCATATCTGCGTTCGTTGCCCTTGCATCATTCGCAAAAAGAGATAGAGCAAAATTCGGAATTTAGCCTGTTTCAGTTAGAAATTTGCCATACCTACGATTTTATGCAAGAAATCCTTTCGCTGGGAGACAAGGCGGAAATACTCTCTCCCGAATGGCTCAGAAATCATATAAAAGCTAAAGTGATAAATATGTTTAACGCGTATAATAAGTGA
- a CDS encoding nitrilase-related carbon-nitrogen hydrolase, whose amino-acid sequence MKEELIIATIALDIVWENPEENFRQIDEIIKNINADIFILPEMYSYGFSMNTDKIAEEPYGASFQFLQQKAIEKQAAFCASIPVKGRGGFYNRLYWVAPNETFVRYDKRHLFSYAGENKHYTAGNKQVVINYEGWRILPQICYDLRFPAFSRNSVFDPYDIALYIANWPSSRSFAWNTLLHARAIENMAYVVGVNRSGEDPNGLSYLGDCHIIDPLGKDIQALDQKESLSIFAINKLYLMEQRQHFNFLNDADNFTIQF is encoded by the coding sequence ATGAAAGAAGAATTAATTATTGCAACTATCGCCCTTGATATTGTATGGGAAAATCCCGAAGAAAATTTCAGACAAATCGATGAAATCATCAAAAATATAAATGCAGACATTTTTATACTGCCTGAAATGTATTCCTATGGATTTTCCATGAATACTGATAAAATAGCTGAAGAACCTTATGGGGCTTCTTTTCAATTTTTACAACAGAAAGCGATAGAAAAGCAAGCTGCTTTTTGTGCAAGCATCCCAGTTAAAGGGCGTGGTGGCTTCTATAATCGATTGTATTGGGTAGCGCCAAATGAAACTTTTGTGCGTTACGACAAGCGGCATCTTTTTTCATACGCTGGAGAAAATAAACATTACACAGCGGGTAATAAGCAAGTCGTGATTAATTATGAAGGTTGGCGTATTTTGCCACAAATTTGCTACGATTTACGATTTCCTGCTTTTTCGAGAAATTCAGTTTTTGATCCTTATGACATTGCACTATACATAGCAAATTGGCCAAGCTCTCGCTCTTTTGCGTGGAATACACTGCTGCATGCTCGTGCCATTGAAAACATGGCATATGTAGTTGGCGTAAACCGATCAGGAGAAGACCCCAATGGATTATCATACCTTGGGGATTGCCATATCATCGATCCGCTGGGTAAGGACATTCAGGCTTTAGACCAAAAAGAAAGCCTATCTATCTTTGCGATAAATAAGCTTTATTTAATGGAACAACGACAACATTTTAATTTCTTAAATGATGCCGATAATTTTACAATCCAATTTTAA
- a CDS encoding Rossmann-like and DUF2520 domain-containing protein — MKSVTIIGAGNVAFHLTRAFVSNTVQVNQIYNRTLSKAQAIGEANNIRYTDKISELKRSDLFIIASSDVAIEELSMHIPFNDVMVVHTSGAMPMSTLKGNYRKGVLYPMQTFSRNRKLDYSEIPFFVEAENPEDEKALLALAERVSNRAKILNSEQRAQMHLSAVWACNFVNHMYFIAQKTAEEVGLGFEYLRPLIEETALKIEDLTPFEAQTGPAKRNDQITIEKHLSLIKDSYLKDMYNDISNSINKTYHGEL; from the coding sequence ATGAAAAGTGTAACCATCATAGGAGCAGGAAATGTAGCATTTCATTTAACGCGAGCATTTGTGAGCAATACCGTGCAAGTAAATCAAATATATAATCGAACTTTGTCCAAGGCACAAGCCATAGGCGAAGCAAATAATATAAGATATACCGATAAAATTTCAGAATTAAAACGCTCCGATTTATTTATCATAGCCTCATCAGATGTAGCGATAGAGGAGCTATCTATGCACATTCCGTTCAATGACGTGATGGTGGTGCACACCTCTGGTGCAATGCCCATGAGCACGCTCAAAGGAAACTACCGAAAAGGCGTTTTGTACCCGATGCAGACCTTTAGCCGAAATAGAAAATTAGATTATAGCGAAATCCCGTTTTTTGTAGAAGCTGAAAATCCAGAAGATGAAAAAGCCTTGCTAGCACTCGCCGAGCGCGTGAGCAATCGCGCCAAAATATTGAATAGTGAGCAACGCGCACAGATGCATCTTTCTGCCGTGTGGGCGTGTAATTTTGTAAATCATATGTATTTCATCGCTCAGAAAACCGCCGAGGAAGTAGGCTTAGGATTTGAATATCTTCGTCCTTTAATTGAAGAAACTGCTCTGAAAATAGAGGATTTAACACCTTTTGAAGCGCAAACAGGACCAGCCAAGCGCAACGACCAAATCACGATAGAAAAACATTTAAGTTTGATTAAAGATTCTTACTTAAAAGATATGTACAACGATATTAGCAATTCAATAAATAAAACCTACCATGGAGAATTATAA
- a CDS encoding TonB-dependent receptor domain-containing protein: MKYIISMLVCLFMLGVQAQNNTFITQEVKVRGNCGQCKTRIEKAVNQKEVSYGTWDIQSKILTLHFNPEKTSLQEVMQKVADVGHDNEYFKSKDTAYDNITPCCKYDREIPWEKIAEATTAHHGEHPQELLFKYEKEDSQKITLQSVTASGNTAATKIDKNAAGLSFNISSKELLKAACCNLSESFETNATVDVAYPDAVTGAKQIKMLGLDQKYTLLSSELIPDLRGLSGAYGLNFIPGRWIQGIQLTKGGSSVVHGYESITGQINTEWYKGMKKQNNLNFYANLMGRVEGNAVLSAPLGENWGQAILLHASAVVSAQDDNKDTFIDTPLGKQLNMAYLLHYDDLANSGWGNNLGINLVSLNNSGGQMAGAVPNPYEANTDITNFKIWDKLGFVFPKNPYKSIGFMQKFNYYEQKSAWGLNDYNGVEKSYYANLIYESPLSRSREHTYKMGASFLYDAFNENYQNTNFERTETAPGIFAEYSYNADPWTLVAGARVDFHNLAGTQFSPRLNVKYQPVRNTTFRASAGRGFRTANIFTENLKYLVSNRKVNILDKSGDVYGLSPEEAWNYGVSLQQDFKIFNQKNTILLDFFATDFQNQIIPDLDESTHQINFYNIAKSSAQAWQIQWDSHLARGLDLRVAYKHYDTKAQYQSGEKSLIFTPKERAFANISYEQKLREGRDRWSADATLQWIGKQRLPDSGMNPEAYRWDNESPSYFLLNAQVAYDFGKKARLYLGGENLLNYTQNQPIIAQDAPFGDFFDAGMIYAPITKANFYLGLDFNF, encoded by the coding sequence ATGAAATACATAATTTCGATGCTTGTATGCTTATTTATGTTAGGTGTGCAGGCGCAAAACAATACATTTATTACCCAAGAGGTGAAGGTGCGCGGAAATTGCGGACAATGTAAAACAAGAATAGAAAAGGCCGTTAATCAAAAAGAGGTGTCATATGGCACTTGGGACATACAGTCAAAAATATTGACTTTGCACTTTAATCCCGAAAAAACAAGCCTGCAAGAGGTGATGCAAAAAGTGGCAGATGTGGGGCACGATAATGAATACTTTAAATCAAAGGACACAGCGTATGACAATATCACACCCTGCTGCAAATATGATAGAGAAATCCCGTGGGAGAAGATAGCAGAAGCCACCACGGCGCACCACGGTGAGCACCCACAAGAGCTGCTCTTTAAATATGAAAAAGAGGATTCGCAAAAGATTACACTACAATCCGTTACGGCAAGCGGCAACACTGCTGCCACCAAGATTGATAAGAATGCTGCGGGGCTTAGCTTTAATATTTCAAGCAAGGAGCTGCTAAAAGCCGCGTGCTGTAATCTCTCTGAAAGCTTTGAAACCAATGCCACCGTAGATGTTGCCTACCCTGATGCCGTAACGGGTGCCAAGCAAATAAAAATGCTCGGGCTAGACCAAAAGTACACCCTCCTAAGCTCGGAATTAATTCCAGATTTGCGCGGGCTTTCGGGTGCTTATGGATTAAACTTTATCCCAGGGCGCTGGATTCAAGGCATTCAGCTTACTAAGGGGGGCAGCTCCGTAGTACACGGCTATGAGTCCATCACGGGGCAGATTAACACCGAGTGGTACAAGGGAATGAAAAAGCAGAATAACCTAAACTTTTATGCCAATTTAATGGGGCGTGTGGAGGGCAATGCAGTACTCTCTGCGCCACTTGGTGAGAATTGGGGGCAAGCCATTTTGCTCCACGCCAGTGCCGTAGTGAGTGCGCAAGATGATAACAAAGATACCTTTATCGATACGCCACTGGGCAAGCAGCTCAATATGGCGTATTTGCTACATTACGATGATTTGGCAAATAGTGGCTGGGGCAATAATTTAGGCATCAATTTGGTGTCGCTTAACAATTCGGGCGGACAAATGGCGGGTGCCGTTCCCAATCCTTACGAAGCCAATACAGATATTACCAATTTTAAAATTTGGGATAAATTAGGCTTTGTCTTCCCGAAAAATCCGTACAAAAGTATCGGGTTTATGCAGAAATTTAATTATTACGAACAAAAAAGTGCTTGGGGGCTAAATGATTACAATGGTGTGGAGAAATCTTATTATGCCAATTTAATTTACGAAAGTCCGTTAAGTCGTTCGCGCGAGCATACTTACAAGATGGGAGCAAGTTTTCTGTACGATGCGTTTAATGAAAACTATCAAAATACGAATTTTGAACGCACGGAAACCGCTCCAGGAATCTTTGCAGAATATAGCTACAATGCCGATCCTTGGACATTGGTAGCGGGTGCGCGTGTGGATTTTCATAATTTGGCAGGAACACAATTTTCTCCAAGATTGAATGTAAAATACCAGCCTGTGCGAAATACCACATTCCGAGCATCGGCAGGGCGAGGTTTTAGAACAGCGAATATTTTTACCGAAAATTTAAAATATTTGGTTTCAAATCGTAAGGTAAATATTCTGGACAAATCGGGCGATGTGTATGGATTGTCACCAGAAGAAGCTTGGAATTATGGCGTGAGCCTTCAGCAGGATTTTAAAATTTTTAATCAAAAAAATACGATTTTGCTTGATTTTTTTGCCACCGATTTTCAAAATCAGATTATTCCCGATTTAGACGAATCTACGCATCAAATCAATTTTTATAACATTGCAAAATCCAGCGCCCAAGCTTGGCAAATTCAGTGGGACTCGCACTTGGCGCGTGGCCTAGATTTGCGCGTGGCCTATAAGCATTACGACACCAAGGCGCAGTATCAATCTGGCGAAAAAAGCCTAATCTTTACCCCAAAAGAGCGAGCCTTTGCGAATATATCATACGAGCAAAAACTCCGCGAGGGCAGAGACCGATGGAGCGCCGATGCGACTTTGCAGTGGATAGGCAAGCAACGCCTGCCCGATAGTGGTATGAATCCCGAAGCGTATCGCTGGGACAATGAGAGCCCAAGTTATTTCTTGCTGAATGCGCAAGTGGCATATGATTTTGGCAAGAAGGCACGCCTTTATTTAGGCGGAGAAAATTTGCTAAATTATACGCAAAATCAGCCAATCATCGCACAAGATGCTCCGTTTGGAGATTTCTTTGACGCAGGTATGATTTACGCACCGATTACCAAAGCCAATTTCTATCTTGGTTTAGATTTTAATTTTTAA